Proteins encoded within one genomic window of Prochlorococcus marinus str. MIT 9515:
- the folE gene encoding GTP cyclohydrolase I, with the protein MTSTVPNDNLKENLGDQISNKLVSEIIRNRIKVNKKRFHANDNISDFINPGELDILQKEVASKVKDLLKSLVIDIDNDHNSQETAERVAKMYLKEVFKGRYQKRPDVTDFPNAKKLDEIYTLGPISVRSACSHHMVPIIGDCWIGIKPGDKVIGISKFSRVADWVFSRPHIQEEAVMILADEIERLCEPKGLAILVKAKHYCMCWRGVKEPNTSMINSIVRGDFRHDISLKQEFFELVKQQPNALSCY; encoded by the coding sequence ATGACCTCTACAGTACCTAACGATAATCTTAAGGAGAATTTAGGCGATCAAATAAGCAATAAATTAGTTTCTGAAATAATCAGAAATAGAATTAAGGTTAATAAAAAAAGATTCCATGCTAACGACAACATCTCAGATTTCATAAATCCAGGAGAATTAGATATTCTACAAAAGGAGGTGGCCTCAAAAGTTAAGGATTTATTAAAGTCTTTAGTAATTGATATTGATAATGATCATAACTCTCAAGAGACTGCTGAAAGAGTCGCAAAAATGTATTTGAAAGAAGTTTTTAAAGGTCGTTATCAAAAAAGACCTGATGTCACTGACTTCCCTAATGCAAAGAAATTAGATGAGATATACACTCTTGGTCCAATAAGTGTACGCTCTGCTTGTTCTCATCATATGGTGCCTATTATTGGTGATTGCTGGATTGGGATTAAGCCTGGAGATAAAGTTATAGGAATTTCAAAATTTTCTAGAGTTGCTGATTGGGTTTTTTCTAGACCACATATTCAAGAGGAAGCTGTCATGATTCTTGCAGATGAAATTGAACGTTTATGTGAACCAAAAGGTTTAGCAATTCTTGTTAAAGCTAAACATTATTGCATGTGTTGGAGGGGAGTAAAGGAACCTAATACAAGTATGATTAATTCCATTGTAAGAGGGGACTTTAGACATGATATAAGCCTAAAACAGGAATTCTTTGAGTTAGTTAAACAACAACCAAATGCGTTATCTTGTTATTAG
- a CDS encoding phosphoribosylanthranilate isomerase, with product MPKTKTLVKICGITSIDQAVQIAELGTNAIGIISVNESPRYISPEKKKEIFKTLKILYPNIERVSVVKNSPIESIIKNFLGEPNETIIQLHGDEDVDYCQQLRQKIPNIGIWKAFRIKNKKDIEKIKIYEKFVDAILLDSWNKETYGGSGKRIEKSYLEELSFSKPWWLAGGVSKEWIYEILKKIKPNGIDISSSVEISPGIKDLEKTKNIIREINK from the coding sequence ATGCCTAAGACCAAAACTTTAGTTAAAATTTGCGGAATAACATCTATTGATCAAGCTGTTCAAATAGCTGAATTAGGAACTAATGCGATAGGTATTATTTCTGTTAATGAATCTCCAAGATATATTTCCCCAGAAAAAAAAAAAGAAATCTTCAAAACTTTAAAAATTTTATATCCAAATATTGAGAGAGTTTCGGTAGTAAAGAATAGCCCTATTGAATCAATTATTAAAAATTTCTTAGGAGAGCCAAACGAAACTATAATTCAACTTCATGGAGATGAGGATGTCGATTACTGTCAACAATTAAGGCAAAAAATTCCGAACATTGGTATTTGGAAAGCGTTTAGGATAAAAAATAAAAAAGATATTGAAAAAATCAAAATCTATGAAAAATTTGTAGACGCAATACTTTTAGATTCATGGAATAAAGAAACATATGGAGGTTCTGGTAAGAGAATAGAAAAAAGTTATTTAGAGGAATTAAGTTTTAGTAAACCATGGTGGCTTGCTGGAGGTGTCTCTAAAGAATGGATATATGAGATTTTAAAAAAGATAAAACCAAATGGGATTGATATTTCAAGTAGCGTCGAGATCTCTCCAGGAATAAAAGATTTAGAAAAAACAAAAAATATAATTAGAGAAATAAATAAATAA
- a CDS encoding site-2 protease family protein: MQIFKIWGIPFKIHPYWFAILFLFSWSITNQVNLTSSEIYNIKEAWLIGFLTSFFLLTTIIFHEVFHTFVSLNHGVKIKKITFYFLGAILQIDKECQTALGNIKIAIVRPFLCLFTALILLLISYLSKSNEHIFTNIVNRLAILNLFLAFLNLIPVGSLDGGNLLKSIIWYFSGSKNKGRNFLNKFTLVLSTLFFLSGIAILFGLNFYYGLLISFLGLFGINSSKSESQFFRIENILKFSKVSDLKFKPLRKIEFDSNFVELNNVVKNKKDNQDKYLFLTNSGRWDGFVEEKILKDVSVKKWKHTLVGEFKKPIKNFISIRGSTELWRAIEKLESTNEGFLLVLNSAELPLGIIDRNKIGYFVFSKLGVELPYNLISKFNNKNQYPLGIEFPKIINLMKQKGDI; this comes from the coding sequence TTGCAAATTTTTAAAATATGGGGAATCCCCTTTAAAATCCATCCATATTGGTTTGCAATTCTTTTTTTATTTTCATGGAGCATTACTAATCAAGTTAATTTAACTTCTAGCGAAATTTATAATATCAAGGAAGCTTGGTTAATTGGTTTTTTAACCTCTTTTTTCTTATTGACGACTATTATATTTCACGAGGTCTTTCATACTTTTGTTTCGCTAAATCATGGAGTAAAAATAAAAAAAATTACTTTTTATTTCCTAGGGGCTATTTTGCAAATAGATAAGGAGTGCCAAACAGCTTTAGGTAATATAAAAATTGCTATTGTAAGGCCTTTCTTATGTCTCTTTACTGCTTTAATTCTTCTTTTAATAAGTTATCTAAGTAAATCTAATGAACATATATTCACAAATATAGTTAACAGACTTGCCATATTAAATCTTTTTCTAGCTTTTCTAAACTTGATACCGGTAGGTTCTTTAGATGGAGGTAATTTGTTGAAGAGTATTATTTGGTATTTTTCAGGGAGTAAAAATAAAGGAAGGAATTTTTTAAATAAATTTACTTTAGTATTATCAACTTTATTTTTTTTATCAGGCATTGCAATTTTATTTGGTCTAAATTTTTACTATGGATTATTAATATCTTTTTTAGGTTTATTCGGTATTAATTCATCAAAATCTGAAAGTCAATTTTTTAGAATTGAGAATATTCTCAAATTCAGTAAAGTTTCTGATCTTAAATTTAAGCCATTAAGAAAAATTGAATTCGATTCAAATTTTGTCGAGTTAAATAATGTTGTCAAAAATAAAAAAGATAATCAAGATAAATATTTATTTCTGACTAATAGTGGTAGATGGGATGGCTTTGTTGAGGAAAAGATTTTAAAAGATGTTTCAGTAAAAAAATGGAAGCATACTCTTGTTGGAGAATTTAAGAAGCCAATTAAAAATTTTATTAGTATAAGAGGTAGTACTGAATTATGGAGAGCCATTGAAAAACTAGAAAGTACTAATGAAGGGTTCTTACTAGTACTAAATTCTGCTGAATTACCTTTAGGAATTATTGACAGAAACAAAATTGGTTATTTTGTCTTTAGTAAATTAGGAGTTGAATTACCTTACAATCTAATTAGTAAATTCAATAATAAGAATCAGTATCCTTTAGGAATTGAATTTCCTAAAATCATCAATTTAATGAAACAGAAAGGAGATATTTAG
- a CDS encoding lipoyl protein ligase domain-containing protein — translation MKLTGVEQMALDLHFLEKTISKVEILFTLRFYYWEGDWISLGYHQKIIPPHWEKLFKDGIIKIVRRPSGGGAVLHSGGITYALTFKKSSYKSFSYELVNNWLIKSFNELGLGLERGNLRKSTIKENCFGSSYISDLVDQYGFKRIGSAQYRKKGAFLQHGEIQLNPPRELWFKIFGEEPPTKIDLNLTNEEIIKYLMKSFLESKTNLKIEKILLKKSDIKKLL, via the coding sequence ATGAAATTAACTGGAGTTGAACAAATGGCTCTGGATTTGCATTTTCTAGAAAAAACTATTTCTAAAGTTGAAATTCTTTTTACATTAAGGTTTTATTATTGGGAGGGAGATTGGATTTCTCTTGGTTATCATCAAAAAATAATTCCGCCTCATTGGGAAAAGCTATTCAAAGATGGAATCATAAAAATCGTGCGAAGACCCTCAGGAGGCGGAGCCGTCCTTCATTCTGGAGGAATAACATACGCTTTAACATTTAAAAAGTCCTCTTACAAGAGCTTCAGTTATGAGCTTGTAAATAACTGGTTAATTAAAAGTTTTAATGAATTAGGTTTAGGTTTAGAAAGAGGTAATTTAAGAAAATCAACTATAAAAGAAAACTGCTTTGGATCTTCTTACATATCTGATTTAGTTGATCAATATGGATTTAAACGTATAGGAAGCGCCCAATACCGAAAGAAAGGAGCATTTCTTCAGCATGGTGAAATTCAACTCAACCCCCCAAGAGAATTATGGTTCAAAATATTTGGAGAAGAGCCTCCTACAAAGATTGATTTGAATCTTACTAATGAGGAAATAATAAAATATCTAATGAAATCATTTTTAGAATCCAAAACAAATTTAAAAATCGAAAAAATCCTCTTAAAAAAAAGTGATATAAAAAAATTATTATGA
- the psaM gene encoding photosystem I reaction center subunit XII → MEPSQSINLIILGLIVVMHAGVLALRLGISLARI, encoded by the coding sequence ATGGAACCATCTCAATCAATCAATTTAATTATCCTTGGTCTAATTGTAGTAATGCATGCAGGAGTATTAGCTTTAAGGCTTGGCATAAGTTTAGCTAGAATTTAA
- a CDS encoding SDR family NAD(P)-dependent oxidoreductase, whose translation MGNSTKGLVLITGTTSGVGLNTLKPLLRFGWEVIAVNRSNKRAIEIAHQSLTDSEMKNMHFIEIDLSDLDDVRNGCDEILKKFKKPINSMICNAAVYKPRLRKPERSAQGFENSMAVNHFGHFLMINLLIDKILSSENEIYLNGKVTKFKPRITVLGTVTANYSELGGRIPIPAPANLGNLSGFKNGFLAPISMANGKKFKPGKAYKDSKLCNMITVQELSKKYSNERIIINSLYPGCVADTKLFRNTPWIFRFLFPIFQKFITKGYVSQRLAGERVAQVATFKKYAKPAVHWSWGNRQKSGRKAFSQKLSKRIIDSDISKQTYELTRKLVGLN comes from the coding sequence GTGGGTAATAGTACTAAAGGCCTTGTTTTAATAACAGGAACAACATCAGGAGTAGGATTAAACACCCTAAAACCTTTATTGAGATTTGGATGGGAAGTTATAGCAGTTAATCGCTCAAATAAAAGAGCAATAGAAATAGCTCACCAATCCTTGACAGATTCCGAAATGAAAAATATGCATTTTATAGAAATTGATTTATCTGATTTAGATGATGTAAGAAATGGTTGTGACGAAATATTGAAAAAATTTAAAAAACCTATAAATTCGATGATTTGCAATGCTGCAGTTTATAAACCAAGATTACGGAAGCCTGAAAGGTCTGCCCAAGGGTTTGAAAATTCTATGGCAGTTAATCATTTTGGACATTTTCTCATGATAAATCTTCTCATAGATAAGATTTTGTCTTCTGAGAACGAAATTTATTTAAATGGTAAAGTTACTAAATTCAAACCAAGAATAACAGTATTAGGAACTGTCACTGCAAATTATTCAGAACTAGGTGGAAGAATTCCGATACCTGCCCCAGCTAATCTTGGAAATTTATCAGGTTTTAAAAATGGATTTTTAGCTCCAATTAGCATGGCTAATGGGAAAAAATTCAAACCGGGGAAAGCCTATAAAGATAGTAAACTTTGCAACATGATTACGGTACAAGAATTATCAAAAAAATATTCCAATGAAAGAATAATTATTAATTCTCTTTATCCTGGATGTGTCGCAGATACAAAACTTTTTAGAAATACCCCTTGGATTTTTAGATTTTTGTTTCCAATCTTTCAGAAATTTATCACAAAAGGATATGTCTCTCAAAGATTAGCGGGAGAAAGGGTCGCGCAAGTAGCTACTTTTAAAAAATATGCTAAACCAGCAGTTCATTGGAGTTGGGGAAATCGTCAAAAGTCGGGAAGAAAAGCCTTTTCTCAAAAATTGTCAAAAAGAATAATAGATTCTGACATTTCAAAACAAACTTATGAATTAACTAGAAAATTAGTTGGTTTGAATTAG
- the bchL gene encoding ferredoxin:protochlorophyllide reductase (ATP-dependent) iron-sulfur ATP-binding protein — MTSTINKHLDGEGSVQVKQDPKVNIEEGALVIAVYGKGGIGKSTTSSNLSAAFSKLGKKVLQIGCDPKHDSTFTLTHKMVPTVIDILEEVDFHSEELRPTDFMFEGFNGVMCVESGGPPAGTGCGGYVTGQTVKLLKEHHLLEDTDVVIFDVLGDVVCGGFAAPLQHANYCLIVTANDFDSIFAMNRIVSAIKAKAKNYKVRLGGVVANRSKDTDQIDKFNDRTGLKTMAHFKDVDAIRRSRLKKCTIFEMEPTEDVIEVQNEYLSLAKNMLENVEPLEGTPLKDREIFDLLGFD; from the coding sequence ATGACAAGTACTATAAATAAACATCTTGATGGAGAAGGCAGCGTTCAGGTCAAGCAAGACCCAAAAGTGAATATTGAAGAAGGAGCATTAGTAATCGCTGTTTATGGCAAAGGAGGTATTGGCAAGTCAACAACATCATCCAACCTTTCCGCAGCATTCTCGAAATTAGGTAAAAAAGTTCTACAAATAGGGTGCGATCCCAAGCACGACAGTACTTTTACTCTGACTCACAAAATGGTACCAACTGTTATTGATATTTTGGAGGAAGTCGATTTTCATAGCGAGGAGTTAAGACCAACAGACTTTATGTTTGAAGGTTTTAATGGAGTAATGTGCGTAGAGAGTGGCGGTCCCCCAGCTGGTACAGGTTGCGGAGGTTATGTAACAGGACAAACAGTAAAACTTTTAAAAGAGCATCATTTATTAGAAGATACCGATGTAGTTATTTTTGATGTCTTAGGTGATGTTGTTTGCGGAGGTTTTGCAGCCCCCCTACAACATGCTAATTACTGTCTAATTGTTACTGCAAACGACTTTGATTCAATATTTGCGATGAATAGAATTGTTTCTGCAATTAAAGCCAAAGCAAAGAACTATAAAGTCAGATTAGGTGGCGTAGTCGCCAATAGATCCAAAGATACAGATCAAATTGATAAGTTCAATGATAGAACTGGTTTAAAAACCATGGCTCACTTTAAAGATGTAGATGCTATTAGAAGATCAAGGCTCAAAAAGTGTACTATTTTTGAAATGGAACCAACTGAAGATGTAATAGAGGTACAAAATGAATATTTATCACTCGCTAAAAATATGTTAGAAAATGTAGAACCACTTGAGGGCACCCCACTGAAAGATAGAGAAATCTTTGATTTATTGGGATTCGACTAA
- a CDS encoding ferredoxin:protochlorophyllide reductase (ATP-dependent) subunit B, protein MELTLWTYEGPPHVGAMRVASSMKEIHYVLHAPQGDTYADLLFTMIERRGKRPPVTYTTFQARDLGGDTAELVKRNISEAVERFKPKTLLIGESCTAELIQDQPGALAKGMGFNIPIVNLELPAYSKKENWGASETFYQIIRTLLNDKTNEINNINPQRWKSLGRRPKVNILGPTLLGFRCRDDVIEIQRILSEQGIDTNVVAPLGSSPDDIKRLIDADINICLYQEIAETSCEWLKRKCGMEFTTTIPIGIKNTINFINEVHDKLGLPLTNKEELEHKSKLPWYSKSIDSNYLTGKRVFIFGDGTHAIAAAKIAKDELGFEVVGLGTYSREMARQVRAAAKDLNIEALITNSYLEVEDAMKKASPELVLGTQMERHSAKRLGIPCSVISTPMHVQDVPARYSPQMGWEGANVIFDDWVHPLMMGLEEHLIDMFKHDFEFVDGHQSHLGHTATKGLDNIEDEHGLKNDTLKKNGGVLWTESGRAELTKVPFFVRGKVKSNTEKYALSKGLPEISDETLYDAKAYFS, encoded by the coding sequence ATGGAATTAACTCTTTGGACATATGAAGGACCTCCTCACGTAGGTGCCATGAGAGTGGCATCATCAATGAAAGAAATTCATTATGTTCTCCATGCTCCTCAAGGTGATACTTATGCAGATCTTCTTTTCACTATGATTGAGAGAAGAGGTAAAAGACCACCTGTAACTTATACAACATTTCAAGCCAGAGATTTAGGAGGAGATACAGCGGAATTAGTTAAAAGAAATATTTCTGAGGCAGTAGAAAGATTTAAACCAAAAACTCTTTTAATAGGTGAAAGCTGTACTGCTGAATTAATACAAGATCAACCAGGAGCTCTTGCTAAGGGTATGGGTTTTAATATTCCAATAGTTAACCTTGAACTGCCCGCTTATAGCAAAAAAGAAAACTGGGGAGCTTCAGAAACCTTTTATCAAATAATTAGAACTCTTTTGAACGATAAGACGAATGAAATTAATAATATTAATCCTCAAAGATGGAAGTCTTTAGGTCGAAGACCTAAAGTAAATATATTAGGTCCTACATTATTAGGATTTAGATGCAGAGATGATGTTATTGAGATTCAACGTATACTTTCAGAGCAAGGTATTGATACTAATGTTGTTGCACCACTGGGTTCAAGTCCAGATGACATTAAAAGACTAATAGATGCTGATATTAATATTTGTCTATATCAAGAAATTGCAGAGACTTCTTGTGAATGGCTTAAGCGTAAATGTGGAATGGAATTTACCACAACTATTCCAATTGGTATAAAAAATACAATTAATTTTATTAATGAAGTACATGATAAACTTGGCCTTCCCTTAACAAATAAAGAGGAACTAGAGCACAAGTCAAAATTACCATGGTATTCAAAATCAATTGATTCAAACTACTTGACAGGAAAAAGGGTTTTTATCTTTGGTGACGGGACTCATGCTATTGCAGCAGCCAAAATTGCCAAGGATGAACTAGGATTTGAAGTTGTGGGTTTGGGGACTTACAGCAGAGAAATGGCAAGGCAAGTTAGAGCTGCAGCTAAGGATTTAAATATAGAAGCACTCATTACTAACAGCTACCTAGAGGTGGAAGACGCGATGAAAAAAGCATCCCCTGAATTAGTTTTAGGGACTCAAATGGAAAGGCACAGCGCAAAAAGACTTGGTATACCATGCTCAGTAATAAGTACTCCAATGCATGTTCAAGATGTTCCTGCTAGATATAGCCCCCAAATGGGATGGGAAGGAGCAAATGTAATTTTTGACGACTGGGTTCATCCTTTAATGATGGGTCTTGAAGAACATCTTATCGATATGTTTAAACATGATTTTGAATTCGTTGATGGCCATCAAAGTCATCTTGGTCATACTGCTACAAAAGGGCTCGATAATATTGAAGATGAACATGGTCTAAAGAATGACACCCTCAAAAAGAATGGAGGTGTTCTTTGGACAGAATCAGGGAGAGCAGAACTTACAAAAGTTCCATTTTTTGTAAGAGGTAAAGTTAAATCTAATACCGAGAAATACGCTCTTTCAAAAGGTCTTCCTGAAATTAGCGACGAGACCCTTTACGATGCAAAAGCATATTTCAGCTAG
- a CDS encoding ferredoxin:protochlorophyllide reductase (ATP-dependent) subunit N: protein MSKVDFNKETGPREVFCGLTSIVWLHRRMPDAFFLVVGSRTCAHLIQSAAGVMIFAEPRFGTAILEEKDLAGLADAHEELDRVVNDLISRRPEIKTLFLVGSCPSEVIKLDLATVAEKLNLRFSGQVRFVNYSGSGIETTFTQGEDGALKALIPLMNSTDDEKLLLVGTIANNVEDRFKKIFNSIGINNVESFPPRQSTELPKIGKNTKVILTQPYLSDTVRDLKHRGCEIIYAPFPLGVEGSTKWVLAAAAAFKIPELKVHEVIAPLANRARQALQKHTEILRGKKLFLLPESQLEISLARFLHNECEMELIEVGTPYLNKDLMEEELNLLPDDTKIVEGQHVEKQLDRVRASCPDLVVCGMGLANPLEAEGISTKWSIEMVFSPIHGIDQAADLAELFSRPLTRNQILTSKTLATY, encoded by the coding sequence ATGAGTAAAGTAGATTTTAATAAAGAAACTGGACCTAGAGAAGTCTTTTGTGGCTTAACTTCAATAGTTTGGTTGCACAGAAGGATGCCAGACGCGTTTTTCCTCGTTGTGGGGTCAAGAACATGTGCACATTTAATTCAAAGTGCGGCAGGGGTTATGATTTTTGCTGAACCAAGATTTGGGACTGCAATTCTTGAAGAGAAAGATCTAGCAGGTCTTGCCGATGCCCATGAAGAACTCGACAGAGTCGTCAATGATCTTATTTCTAGAAGGCCTGAAATAAAAACTCTATTCCTGGTTGGTTCTTGCCCTAGTGAAGTTATTAAGCTTGATCTAGCAACAGTTGCAGAAAAATTAAACCTCAGATTTTCAGGTCAAGTAAGATTCGTCAACTATTCGGGTAGTGGGATCGAAACCACCTTTACTCAAGGAGAAGATGGAGCATTAAAAGCTCTTATACCTTTAATGAATTCCACAGATGATGAGAAATTATTATTAGTGGGGACAATAGCTAATAATGTAGAAGATAGATTTAAAAAAATATTCAATAGTATAGGTATTAATAATGTTGAAAGTTTTCCCCCTAGGCAATCAACCGAATTACCAAAGATTGGAAAGAATACAAAGGTAATATTAACTCAACCATACTTAAGTGATACGGTTAGAGATCTTAAGCATCGAGGTTGCGAAATAATTTATGCTCCATTTCCACTGGGAGTAGAAGGAAGCACAAAATGGGTTCTAGCAGCAGCAGCAGCCTTTAAAATTCCTGAACTAAAAGTTCATGAAGTTATTGCCCCTTTAGCAAATAGAGCTAGGCAAGCATTACAAAAACATACAGAAATATTAAGAGGGAAAAAATTATTCCTTTTACCTGAATCCCAGCTTGAAATTTCATTAGCAAGATTTTTACATAACGAATGCGAAATGGAGCTAATTGAAGTAGGAACTCCTTACTTAAATAAAGATTTAATGGAAGAGGAACTTAATTTATTACCAGATGATACGAAAATAGTTGAAGGGCAGCATGTAGAAAAACAACTTGATCGAGTCAGGGCTTCTTGTCCTGACTTAGTAGTTTGCGGAATGGGTTTAGCGAATCCATTGGAAGCGGAGGGCATTAGTACAAAGTGGTCAATTGAAATGGTATTTAGTCCAATACATGGAATTGACCAAGCGGCAGACTTGGCTGAGCTCTTCTCAAGGCCTTTAACAAGGAATCAAATACTTACTTCTAAAACATTAGCAACTTATTAA
- a CDS encoding non-canonical purine NTP pyrophosphatase, with protein sequence MNFPALTIASGNPKKVSEIFEMLDVLSLEVKKQPEYLNVEETGKTYFENAFLKAKAAALETKTWALADDSGLEVDYLDGRPGIYSARYAKSKNEKISKLLRELSDIPYRSAKFISCMVLCDPKGNLVKDTTGICWGEILKEPKYPNGEFESIFWIKEANCVYGELSHSQLIKLGSRGKAAKNISPFLKKEFGII encoded by the coding sequence TTGAACTTTCCTGCTCTTACAATTGCAAGCGGTAATCCAAAGAAGGTATCTGAAATATTTGAGATGTTAGACGTTTTATCTTTAGAAGTAAAAAAGCAACCAGAATATCTAAACGTAGAGGAGACAGGTAAAACCTATTTTGAAAATGCTTTTTTAAAGGCAAAAGCAGCTGCTTTAGAAACTAAGACTTGGGCATTAGCCGACGACTCAGGGCTTGAGGTTGATTATTTGGATGGACGACCTGGCATATATTCTGCAAGATATGCCAAAAGCAAAAATGAAAAGATTAGCAAGTTACTAAGAGAACTAAGCGATATCCCTTACAGAAGCGCAAAATTTATTAGTTGTATGGTCTTATGTGATCCAAAGGGGAATTTAGTAAAAGATACAACTGGTATTTGCTGGGGGGAAATCCTTAAAGAACCAAAATATCCTAACGGAGAATTTGAATCTATTTTCTGGATCAAGGAAGCTAATTGTGTATACGGAGAATTAAGTCATTCTCAATTAATTAAACTTGGAAGTAGAGGCAAAGCAGCAAAAAATATATCTCCTTTTTTGAAAAAAGAATTTGGAATTATTTAA